The Polynucleobacter sp. HIN7 genomic interval TCGTCAAGGCGCGATGGGTGAGGCGGTTAAGTTATTCGTGGTACGAGAAGACCCTTCGATTACCGAAGAACAAATTATGGAAGTTTGCAATCGCCAGTTGACGCACTACAAACGCCCAACGCAAATTGAGTTTCGAGAGAGCCTGCCGAAGAATAATGTGGGCAAGATTCTGCGTCGTGTCTTACGCGATGAAAGTCAATCAGGGTAGTGCGATTGTATTGGCAGCAAATTCAATTGCCTCGATTGAATAGGGCGCATTCGCTTTTTTCTGTAAGTTCGGGGGGAAATGCGCAATGCTTCCCAATAGAGGCGCCTTGATTCGATTCTGAAGCGTCGTAATGTTTTCGTTTAAGTAGAGCATCTTAGGATCGATGCAATTGGCGACCCAACCGGCCAGCTTGAGGCCGCGTTGCTCAATGGCTTCTACCGTCAGTAATGTGTGATTAATGCAACCCAAACGAATCCCCACAGTAAGAATCACTGGTACTTGAATGCGTACAGCAAATGTAGATAGATCATAGCGATCATCAATAGGGGTTAAAAATCCCCCCGCACCCTCAGCAATGACATGGGCGATTTGTGTTTGTAGTGTTTGATAAGCTTGCACCATGCGATCGAGTTCTAAGTGCTTACCATGTTTGGCAGCGACCAGATGAGGTGCGGCTGGAGTATCTAGTACATAAGGACAAATCACATTTTGGGGAATTGCCGGATCTTGCACTAGTGCATAGGTTTCTAAATCCTCATTGCAAAGCATGCCCTCACTATTGCGGTAAGTTCCTGCAACCACTGGCTTATAGGCGCACGCTGAACCTGAATTGAGCACATTTAATTTATAAACCAATGCAGCGGTAACTAAGGTTTTGCCAATTTCAGTATCTGTGCCGGTGACAAAGTAGGAGTGGCTCATCATTTTGGCAAAGAAGTTTCGAGATCCGATAGCACCTTGCAAAGCTCCAGAATTTGTTCTTTAGTATGTGCGGCCGATAAGGTCATCCGTAGGCGCGCCATGTCCTTGGGAACGGTGGGCTGACGAATTGCAGGTATCCAATACCCCAATTGATCTAGGGCTCTTGCAAGCTGTAAGGCAGTCGCGTTGCTACCAACCACAATGGGCTGAATCGCGGTATCTGATTTCAATCGGTTCCAACGGATAAAAGTAGAACCTTCTTTCCAAAGCGCGATATTGCTATGTAAGCGAGCTCGTAATTCTTGCCCAAGCTCTCCTTCGAT includes:
- the bioD gene encoding dethiobiotin synthase is translated as MMSHSYFVTGTDTEIGKTLVTAALVYKLNVLNSGSACAYKPVVAGTYRNSEGMLCNEDLETYALVQDPAIPQNVICPYVLDTPAAPHLVAAKHGKHLELDRMVQAYQTLQTQIAHVIAEGAGGFLTPIDDRYDLSTFAVRIQVPVILTVGIRLGCINHTLLTVEAIEQRGLKLAGWVANCIDPKMLYLNENITTLQNRIKAPLLGSIAHFPPNLQKKANAPYSIEAIEFAANTIALP